In Oryza sativa Japonica Group chromosome 11, ASM3414082v1, the following are encoded in one genomic region:
- the LOC4349733 gene encoding uncharacterized protein At2g39790, mitochondrial isoform X2, which translates to MSLRRLAASALRRGGANDGGVLAAVRAEIAHELSSSPSSSPPSLQSQDIPDFSTVSDAPRGQEVLLRRRDASEEVLVSAVLAPLRFEGEEPLPRDALMKVFVSKPDVKPVMRFDCRAFAAEGDGGSADYDVTAVCYHPFAGECDAGEDKYEGPEFRNLDPQLQVALKGYMVARGVNSKLASLLHHHLVEKERWQYMNWLKTLEEMFSKDH; encoded by the exons ATGTCGCTGCGCCGCCTGGCCGCGTCCGccctgcgccgcggcggcgccaacgacggcggcgtgctggccgccgtccgcgccgagaTCGCTCATgagctctcctcctccccctcctcctctcctccgtcgcTCCAATCCCAG GACATTCCTGATTTCTCCACCGTGTCGGACGCGCCGCGCGGGCAGGAGGTGCTCCTGCGCCGCCGGGATGCTTCCGAGGAGGTCCTCGTGTCGGCGGTGCTCGCGCCGCTGCGGTTCGAAGGGGAGGAGCCCCTGCCCAGGGACGCGCTCATGAAGGTGTTCGTCAGTAAGCCTGATGTGAAGCCGGTGATGCGGTTCGATTGCCGCGCGTTTGCAGCTGAAGGTGATGGCGGCTCTGCTGACTATGATGTTACTGCTGTTTGTTACCACCCGTTTGCTGGCGAGTGCGACGCTGGGGAAGACAAGTATGAAGGGCCGGAGTTCAG aaATTTGGATCCGCAGTTACAGGTTGCATTGAAAGGGTATATGGTGGCAAGAGGCGTTAACTCCAAACTGGCAAGCTTACTTCACCACCATTTGGTTGAGAAGGAGCGGTGGCAATATATGAACTGGCTGAAAACTTTGGAAGAAATGTTCAGCAAAGATCATTGA
- the LOC4349733 gene encoding uncharacterized protein isoform X1: MSLRRLAASALRRGGANDGGVLAAVRAEIAHELSSSPSSSPPSLQSQDIPDFSTVSDAPRGQEVLLRRRDASEEVLVSAVLAPLRFEGEEPLPRDALMKVFVSKPDVKPVMRFDCRAFAAEGDGGSADYDVTAVCYHPFAGECDAGEDKYEGPEFRGEARRPILLSQSLRACWAKIIPLGSSLRPRLPASRSVPPALSSLQLLGKQPSLPQATPRRHFFQKRHVFRQHQSHLHLARCASQAPPPLRFSQPPDSPPIGPLPRRVSQPPSPMSDWCHPVPATQAIW, encoded by the exons ATGTCGCTGCGCCGCCTGGCCGCGTCCGccctgcgccgcggcggcgccaacgacggcggcgtgctggccgccgtccgcgccgagaTCGCTCATgagctctcctcctccccctcctcctctcctccgtcgcTCCAATCCCAG GACATTCCTGATTTCTCCACCGTGTCGGACGCGCCGCGCGGGCAGGAGGTGCTCCTGCGCCGCCGGGATGCTTCCGAGGAGGTCCTCGTGTCGGCGGTGCTCGCGCCGCTGCGGTTCGAAGGGGAGGAGCCCCTGCCCAGGGACGCGCTCATGAAGGTGTTCGTCAGTAAGCCTGATGTGAAGCCGGTGATGCGGTTCGATTGCCGCGCGTTTGCAGCTGAAGGTGATGGCGGCTCTGCTGACTATGATGTTACTGCTGTTTGTTACCACCCGTTTGCTGGCGAGTGCGACGCTGGGGAAGACAAGTATGAAGGGCCGGAGTTCAG GGGAGAGGCGCGGCGTCCAATCCTTCTATCGCAGTCTCTTCGCGCATGTTGGGCGAAAATAATCCCGCTAGGCTCTTCTTTGCGCCCTCGTCTGCCGGCGAGTAGATCTGTTCCGCCGGCCTTATCTTCCCTGCAGCTGTTGGGAAAGCAGCCATCGCTCCCCCAAGCTACCCCGCGTCGGCATTTTTTCCAGAAGCGGCACGTGTTCCGGCAGCACCAGTCCCATCTCCACCTAGCCAGGTGCGCTTCCCAAGCACCACCACCGCTTCGATTCAGCCAGCCACCCGATTCGCCTCCAATCGGCCCTCTGCCCCGTCGCGTCTCGCAGCCGCCTTCCCCTATGTCGGATTGGTGCCACCCTGTCCCGGCCACCCAAGCCATCTGGTAA
- the LOC4349735 gene encoding probable calcium-transporting ATPase 8, plasma membrane-type isoform X1, with protein MEKLDRYLQEHFDVPAKNPSEEAQRRWRQAVGTIVKNRRRRFRWVPDLDRRSLDKAKVRSTQEKIRVALYVQQAALIFSDARFSINPDELALITSKHDSKALKMHGGVDGISKKVRSSFDHGICASDLDTRQNIYGVNRYAEKPSRSFWMFVWDAFQDMTLIILMVCALLSVAVGLATEGWPKGMYDGLGIILSIFLVVMVTAVSDYKQSLQFKELDNEKKKIFIHVTRDGRRQKISIYDLVVGDIVHLSIGDQVPADGLYIHGYSLLIDESSLSGESDPVYVSQDKPFILAGTKVQDGSAKMIVTAVGMRTEWGKLMSTLSEGGEDETPLQVKLNGVATVIGKIGLVFAILTFLVLLVRFLIDKGMTVGLLKWYSTDALTIVNYFATAVTIIVVAVPEGLPLAVTLSLAFAMKKLMNDKALVRHLSACETMGSAGTICTDKTGTLTTNYMVVDKIWISEVSKSVTSNTISGELNSVVSSRTLSLLLQGIFENTSAEVVKEKDGKQTVLGTPTERAILEFGLGLEGVHDAEYSACTKVKVEPFNSVKKKMAVLISLPSGTSRWFCKGASEIILQMCDMMVDGDGNAIPLSEAQRKNILDTINSFASDALRTLCLAYKEVDDDIDDNADSPTSGFTLIAIFGIKDPVRPGVKDAVKTCMSAGITVRMVTGDNINTAKAIAKECGILTEDGVAIEGPEFHSKSPEEMRDLIPNIQVMARSLPLDKHTLVTNLRGMFDEVVSVTGDGTNDAPALHEADIGLAMGIAGTEVAKESADVIVLDDNFTTIINVARWGRAVYINIQKFVQFQLTVNIVALVINFVSACITGSAPLTAVQLLWVNMIMDTLGALALATEPPNDEMMKRPPVRKGESFITKVMWRNIMGQSLYQLFVLGALMFGGESLLNIKGADSKSIINTLIFNSFVFCQVFNEINSREMQKINVFRGIISNWIFIAVIAATVAFQVVIIEFLGTFASTVPLNWQHWLLSVGLGSISLIVGVILKCIPVGSGETSATPNGYRPLANGPDDI; from the exons ATGGAGAAGCTTGACAGGTACCTGCAGGAGCACTTCGATGTGCCGGCCAAGAACCCGTCGGAGGAGGcgcagcggcgatggcggcaagcCGTTGGCACCATCGTcaagaaccgccgccgccgcttccgctgGGTGCCCGACCTCGACCGCCGCTCCTTGGACAAGGCCAAGGTCCGCTCCACCCAG GAAAAGATTCGGGTTGCCCTCTATGTGCAGCAGGCTGCACTCATTTTTAGTGATG CTAGATTTTCCATCAATCCAGATGAACTAGCATTGATCACAAGCAAGCATGATTCGAAAGCTTTAAAGATGCATGGTGGGGTAGATGGGATATCTAAAAAAGTCCGTTCATCGTTTGATCATGGCATATGTGCTAGTGACTTAGATACAAGACAGAACATATATGGCGTCAACCGTTATGCAGAAAAGCCTTCAAGAAGTTTCTGGATGTTTGTTTGGGATGCATTCCAGGACATGACCCTTATAATTCTTATGGTATGTGCATTGCTATCTGTTGCAGTTGGTTTGGCAACAGAAGGATGGCCAAAGGGCATGTATGATGGCTTGGGTATAATACTCAGCATTTTCTTAGTTGTTATGGTTACTGCTGTTAGTGATTATAAGCAGTCACTCCAATTTAAGGAGCTAGacaatgaaaagaaaaagatatttATCCATGTAACCAGAGATGGGCGTCGACAAAAGATCTCTATATATGACTTGGTAGTTGGTGATATAGTTCATCTGTCAATTGGAGATCAAGTACCTGCTGATGGACTATATATACATGGGTACTCCCTTTTGATTGATGAGTCCAGCTTATCTGGTGAGAGTGACCCAGTGTATGTTTCTCAAGACAAACCATTCATCTTGGCAGGAACTAAAGTGCAAGATGGATCTGCTAAGATGATAGTAACTGCTGTCGGTATGCGCACTGAATGGGGAAAATTGATGAGCACATTGAGtgagggaggagaggatgagACACCACTGCAGGTTAAGCTAAATGGAGTTGCGACCGTTATAGGAAAGATTGGACTGGTATTTGCCATATTAACATTTTTAGTTCTGCTGGTTAGATTCCTCATTGACAAAGGCATGACGGTTGGTCTGCTCAAATGGTATTCTACCGATGCATTGACTATAGTAAACTACTTTGCAACAGCGGTAACCATTATAGTTGTTGCTGTACCTGAAGGATTACCCTTGGCTGTTACTTTGAGTCTTGCATTTGCAATGAAAAAGTTAATGAATGATAAAGCACTTGTTAGACATCTTTCAGCGTGCGAAACAATGGGATCTGCTGGTACCATCTGCACGGACAAAACAGGAACTTTGACTACTAACTATATGGTTGTTGACAAAATATGGATATCTGAGGTTTCAAAGTCAGTTACCAGTAACACCATTTCAGGAGAACTTAATTCTGTGGTTTCTTCTAGAACATTGAGTCTGCTTTTGCAGGGAATTTTTGAGAATACTAGCGCTGAGGTGGTCAAGGAAAAGGATGGCAAGCAAACTGTCTTAGGAACTCCAACAGAAAGAGCAATATTAGAATTTGGCTTGGGCTTGGAAGGAGTTCATGATGCTGAGTATAGTGCCTGCACCAAGGTTAAGGTTGAGCCTTTCAATTCAGTCAAGAAGAAGATGGCAGTGCTGATTTCATTACCCAGTGGCACGTCCAGATGGTTTTGCAAAGGTGCATCAGAAATTATTTTGCAGATGTGCGACATGATGGTTGATGGCGATGGAAATGCTATTCCCTTATCGGAAGCTCAGAGAAAGAACATCTTAGATACTATCAACTCATTTGCTTCAGATGCTTTAAGGACGTTGTGCCTGGCATATAAGGAAGTGGATGATGATATTGATGACAATGCAGATAGTCCAACAAGTGGTTTTACTCTAATAGCCATTTTCGGTATCAAGGATCCTGTGCGCCCTGGAGTTAAGGATGCTGTTAAGACCTGTATGTCTGCTGGTATCACAGTAAGAATGGTAACTGGTGATAATATAAATACAGCTAAAGCTATAGCTAAAGAGTGTGGAATATTGACTGAAGATGGTGTAGCAATAGAAGGACCAGAATTCCATAGCAAGAGCCCAGAAGAGATGAGGGACCTGATACCGAATATTCAG GTTATGGCCCGTTCTTTACCATTGGATAAACATACACTCGTGACAAACTTGCGAGGTATGTTTGATGAGGTGGTTTCTGTGACAGGTGATGGTACAAATGATGCTCCTGCATTACACGAAGCAGATATCGGGCTTGCTATGGGCATTGCAGGAACAGAG GTTGCCAAGGAGAGTGCAGATGTCATAGTACTTGACGACAATTTCACTACTATAATAAATGTTGCAAGATGGGGTCGTGCAGTTTATATTAACATCCAAAAGTTTGTGCAGTTTCAATTGACTGTCAATATTGTTGCTTTAGTTATCAATTTTGTCTCAGCATGCATCACAG GGAGCGCTCCTCTCACTGCTGTGCAGCTATTGTGGGTCAATATGATCATGGATACACTGGGAGCTTTAGCACTAGCAACAGAGCCTCCAAATGATGAAATGATGAAGAGGCCACCTGTCCGAAAAGGGGAAAGTTTCATTACCAAGGTCATGTGGAGAAATATCATGGGCCAAAGTTTGTATCAGCTATTTGTACTTGGAGCTCTCATGTTTGGTGGAGAAAGCCTTCTGAACATCAAGGGTGCAGATTCCAAATCCATCATAAATACACTGATCTTCAACTCCTTCGTGTTTTGTCAG GTATTCAATGAAATAAACAGCAGAGAAATGCAGAAGATCAATGTTTTCCGTGGTATCATCAGCAATTGGATCTTCATTGCAGTCATAGCTGCAACCGTAGCATTTCAAGTGGTGATCATAGAGTTTCTTGGCACTTTCGCCAGTACTGTTCCGCTCAACTGGCAACATTGGCTGCTCAGCGTCGGCCTTGGCTCCATCAGCCTGATTGTTGGTGTCATCTTGAAGTGTATACCAGTTGGTTCAGGTGAAACCTCTGCAACTCCAAATGGATACAGGCCACTTGCCAATGGCCCTGATGACATATAG
- the LOC4349735 gene encoding probable calcium-transporting ATPase 8, plasma membrane-type, translated as MEKLDRYLQEHFDVPAKNPSEEAQRRWRQAVGTIVKNRRRRFRWVPDLDRRSLDKAKVRSTQEKIRVALYVQQAALIFSDDELALITSKHDSKALKMHGGVDGISKKVRSSFDHGICASDLDTRQNIYGVNRYAEKPSRSFWMFVWDAFQDMTLIILMVCALLSVAVGLATEGWPKGMYDGLGIILSIFLVVMVTAVSDYKQSLQFKELDNEKKKIFIHVTRDGRRQKISIYDLVVGDIVHLSIGDQVPADGLYIHGYSLLIDESSLSGESDPVYVSQDKPFILAGTKVQDGSAKMIVTAVGMRTEWGKLMSTLSEGGEDETPLQVKLNGVATVIGKIGLVFAILTFLVLLVRFLIDKGMTVGLLKWYSTDALTIVNYFATAVTIIVVAVPEGLPLAVTLSLAFAMKKLMNDKALVRHLSACETMGSAGTICTDKTGTLTTNYMVVDKIWISEVSKSVTSNTISGELNSVVSSRTLSLLLQGIFENTSAEVVKEKDGKQTVLGTPTERAILEFGLGLEGVHDAEYSACTKVKVEPFNSVKKKMAVLISLPSGTSRWFCKGASEIILQMCDMMVDGDGNAIPLSEAQRKNILDTINSFASDALRTLCLAYKEVDDDIDDNADSPTSGFTLIAIFGIKDPVRPGVKDAVKTCMSAGITVRMVTGDNINTAKAIAKECGILTEDGVAIEGPEFHSKSPEEMRDLIPNIQVMARSLPLDKHTLVTNLRGMFDEVVSVTGDGTNDAPALHEADIGLAMGIAGTEVAKESADVIVLDDNFTTIINVARWGRAVYINIQKFVQFQLTVNIVALVINFVSACITGSAPLTAVQLLWVNMIMDTLGALALATEPPNDEMMKRPPVRKGESFITKVMWRNIMGQSLYQLFVLGALMFGGESLLNIKGADSKSIINTLIFNSFVFCQVFNEINSREMQKINVFRGIISNWIFIAVIAATVAFQVVIIEFLGTFASTVPLNWQHWLLSVGLGSISLIVGVILKCIPVGSGETSATPNGYRPLANGPDDI; from the exons ATGGAGAAGCTTGACAGGTACCTGCAGGAGCACTTCGATGTGCCGGCCAAGAACCCGTCGGAGGAGGcgcagcggcgatggcggcaagcCGTTGGCACCATCGTcaagaaccgccgccgccgcttccgctgGGTGCCCGACCTCGACCGCCGCTCCTTGGACAAGGCCAAGGTCCGCTCCACCCAG GAAAAGATTCGGGTTGCCCTCTATGTGCAGCAGGCTGCACTCATTTTTAGTGATG ATGAACTAGCATTGATCACAAGCAAGCATGATTCGAAAGCTTTAAAGATGCATGGTGGGGTAGATGGGATATCTAAAAAAGTCCGTTCATCGTTTGATCATGGCATATGTGCTAGTGACTTAGATACAAGACAGAACATATATGGCGTCAACCGTTATGCAGAAAAGCCTTCAAGAAGTTTCTGGATGTTTGTTTGGGATGCATTCCAGGACATGACCCTTATAATTCTTATGGTATGTGCATTGCTATCTGTTGCAGTTGGTTTGGCAACAGAAGGATGGCCAAAGGGCATGTATGATGGCTTGGGTATAATACTCAGCATTTTCTTAGTTGTTATGGTTACTGCTGTTAGTGATTATAAGCAGTCACTCCAATTTAAGGAGCTAGacaatgaaaagaaaaagatatttATCCATGTAACCAGAGATGGGCGTCGACAAAAGATCTCTATATATGACTTGGTAGTTGGTGATATAGTTCATCTGTCAATTGGAGATCAAGTACCTGCTGATGGACTATATATACATGGGTACTCCCTTTTGATTGATGAGTCCAGCTTATCTGGTGAGAGTGACCCAGTGTATGTTTCTCAAGACAAACCATTCATCTTGGCAGGAACTAAAGTGCAAGATGGATCTGCTAAGATGATAGTAACTGCTGTCGGTATGCGCACTGAATGGGGAAAATTGATGAGCACATTGAGtgagggaggagaggatgagACACCACTGCAGGTTAAGCTAAATGGAGTTGCGACCGTTATAGGAAAGATTGGACTGGTATTTGCCATATTAACATTTTTAGTTCTGCTGGTTAGATTCCTCATTGACAAAGGCATGACGGTTGGTCTGCTCAAATGGTATTCTACCGATGCATTGACTATAGTAAACTACTTTGCAACAGCGGTAACCATTATAGTTGTTGCTGTACCTGAAGGATTACCCTTGGCTGTTACTTTGAGTCTTGCATTTGCAATGAAAAAGTTAATGAATGATAAAGCACTTGTTAGACATCTTTCAGCGTGCGAAACAATGGGATCTGCTGGTACCATCTGCACGGACAAAACAGGAACTTTGACTACTAACTATATGGTTGTTGACAAAATATGGATATCTGAGGTTTCAAAGTCAGTTACCAGTAACACCATTTCAGGAGAACTTAATTCTGTGGTTTCTTCTAGAACATTGAGTCTGCTTTTGCAGGGAATTTTTGAGAATACTAGCGCTGAGGTGGTCAAGGAAAAGGATGGCAAGCAAACTGTCTTAGGAACTCCAACAGAAAGAGCAATATTAGAATTTGGCTTGGGCTTGGAAGGAGTTCATGATGCTGAGTATAGTGCCTGCACCAAGGTTAAGGTTGAGCCTTTCAATTCAGTCAAGAAGAAGATGGCAGTGCTGATTTCATTACCCAGTGGCACGTCCAGATGGTTTTGCAAAGGTGCATCAGAAATTATTTTGCAGATGTGCGACATGATGGTTGATGGCGATGGAAATGCTATTCCCTTATCGGAAGCTCAGAGAAAGAACATCTTAGATACTATCAACTCATTTGCTTCAGATGCTTTAAGGACGTTGTGCCTGGCATATAAGGAAGTGGATGATGATATTGATGACAATGCAGATAGTCCAACAAGTGGTTTTACTCTAATAGCCATTTTCGGTATCAAGGATCCTGTGCGCCCTGGAGTTAAGGATGCTGTTAAGACCTGTATGTCTGCTGGTATCACAGTAAGAATGGTAACTGGTGATAATATAAATACAGCTAAAGCTATAGCTAAAGAGTGTGGAATATTGACTGAAGATGGTGTAGCAATAGAAGGACCAGAATTCCATAGCAAGAGCCCAGAAGAGATGAGGGACCTGATACCGAATATTCAG GTTATGGCCCGTTCTTTACCATTGGATAAACATACACTCGTGACAAACTTGCGAGGTATGTTTGATGAGGTGGTTTCTGTGACAGGTGATGGTACAAATGATGCTCCTGCATTACACGAAGCAGATATCGGGCTTGCTATGGGCATTGCAGGAACAGAG GTTGCCAAGGAGAGTGCAGATGTCATAGTACTTGACGACAATTTCACTACTATAATAAATGTTGCAAGATGGGGTCGTGCAGTTTATATTAACATCCAAAAGTTTGTGCAGTTTCAATTGACTGTCAATATTGTTGCTTTAGTTATCAATTTTGTCTCAGCATGCATCACAG GGAGCGCTCCTCTCACTGCTGTGCAGCTATTGTGGGTCAATATGATCATGGATACACTGGGAGCTTTAGCACTAGCAACAGAGCCTCCAAATGATGAAATGATGAAGAGGCCACCTGTCCGAAAAGGGGAAAGTTTCATTACCAAGGTCATGTGGAGAAATATCATGGGCCAAAGTTTGTATCAGCTATTTGTACTTGGAGCTCTCATGTTTGGTGGAGAAAGCCTTCTGAACATCAAGGGTGCAGATTCCAAATCCATCATAAATACACTGATCTTCAACTCCTTCGTGTTTTGTCAG GTATTCAATGAAATAAACAGCAGAGAAATGCAGAAGATCAATGTTTTCCGTGGTATCATCAGCAATTGGATCTTCATTGCAGTCATAGCTGCAACCGTAGCATTTCAAGTGGTGATCATAGAGTTTCTTGGCACTTTCGCCAGTACTGTTCCGCTCAACTGGCAACATTGGCTGCTCAGCGTCGGCCTTGGCTCCATCAGCCTGATTGTTGGTGTCATCTTGAAGTGTATACCAGTTGGTTCAGGTGAAACCTCTGCAACTCCAAATGGATACAGGCCACTTGCCAATGGCCCTGATGACATATAG